One Helianthus annuus cultivar XRQ/B chromosome 7, HanXRQr2.0-SUNRISE, whole genome shotgun sequence genomic region harbors:
- the LOC110868640 gene encoding probable monogalactosyldiacylglycerol synthase 3, chloroplastic translates to MGGGEGIGPMKKTAKALAESLLDKETGKPFGQMVVICGRNKALASSLESLEWKIPVKVRGFETQMQKWMGVCDCIITKAGMGRLLRR, encoded by the exons ATGGGAGGTGGTGAAGGAATCGGCCCGATGAAGAAAACTGCAAAGGCTCTTGCAGAATCTTTACTCGATAAAGAAACTGGGAAACCGTTTGGACAAATGGTAGTAATATGCGGTCGAAACAAAGCTTTAGCTTCTTCCCTCGAGTCTTTAGAGTGGAAGATTCCTGTCAAG GTTAGAGGATTTGAGACACAGATGCAGAAATGGATGGGTGTTTGTGACTGCATTATAACCAAG GCGGGCATGGGACGATTGCTGAGGCGTTGA